Proteins encoded within one genomic window of Actinoplanes octamycinicus:
- a CDS encoding LysR family transcriptional regulator → MDPHLLRTFVTVAETGSFSAAAERLSFTQSAVSQQIAALETDLGTPLLTRRPVGLTEAGQRLLRHARILLVRLDAARADVTRATAPPGRLALGLTPLAWSAPVAAAVARIRAESARLRTRLLVAGLDRIVTGTATGALDLGLVDGFTAPSDPLRLPEPGDPRALRVAESPAVVAVPAGHPLARRSSVELADLADAYWIDAPEVAPFGRLPVDGLRAGLRYDGAEVSVLTGLVAAGHGLAVLPAPLLAGSTAVAPVPIAVPRLVHRVELLRAPATTAPDDPATRLSVLLTA, encoded by the coding sequence GTGGACCCGCACCTGCTGCGCACCTTCGTCACGGTGGCCGAGACCGGCTCGTTCTCCGCCGCCGCCGAGCGCCTGAGCTTCACCCAGTCGGCGGTCTCCCAGCAGATCGCCGCGCTGGAGACCGATCTCGGCACGCCGCTGCTGACCCGGCGCCCGGTCGGGCTCACCGAGGCCGGCCAGCGGTTGCTGCGGCACGCCAGGATTCTTCTGGTACGCCTGGACGCCGCCCGTGCCGACGTCACCCGCGCCACCGCCCCGCCCGGCCGGCTGGCCCTGGGCCTCACCCCGCTCGCCTGGTCCGCGCCGGTCGCCGCCGCGGTCGCCCGGATCCGCGCCGAGTCGGCCCGGCTGCGCACCCGGCTGCTGGTGGCCGGCCTGGACCGGATCGTCACCGGCACCGCCACCGGCGCGCTCGACCTGGGGCTGGTCGACGGCTTCACCGCGCCCAGCGATCCGCTCCGGCTGCCCGAGCCGGGCGACCCGCGGGCGCTCCGGGTGGCCGAGAGCCCGGCCGTGGTCGCCGTCCCGGCCGGCCACCCGCTCGCCCGGCGGAGCTCGGTGGAGCTGGCCGACCTGGCCGACGCGTACTGGATCGACGCCCCGGAGGTGGCCCCGTTCGGCCGGCTGCCGGTGGACGGGCTGCGGGCCGGGCTGCGCTACGACGGCGCCGAGGTGAGCGTGCTGACCGGGCTGGTCGCGGCCGGGCACGGCCTGGCGGTGCTGCCGGCTCCGCTACTAGCCGGCAGTACCGCCGTGGCCCCCGTGCCGATCGCCGTCCCGCGCCTGGTGCACCGGGTCGAGCTGCTGCGCGCCCCGGCCACCACCGCCCCCGACGACCCGGCGACCCGCCTGTCCGTCCTGCTGACGGCGTGA
- a CDS encoding glycosyl hydrolase family 18 protein, producing the protein MGKTLRRSLLAGAVVIGASVSVPLVSANAAVACAPAWSASATYVKDNVASQSGHNYTAKWWTQNESPATHSGSWDVWIDNGVCGGTTTPTTAPTTTAPTTTPPTTTPTTPPTTVPTTAPTGGASGKNVVGYFAEWGVYGRNFHVKNLVTSGSAAKLTHILYAFGNTTGGQCSIGDSYADYDRAYSAAESVDGVADTWDTGALRGSFNQLRKLKKAYPNIKVIWSFGGWTWSGGFTQAAANPTAFANSCYNLVKDSRWADVFDGIDVDWEYPNACGLQCDASGPDSYNKVISALRTKFGSSFLITSAISADGSQGGKLDVADYASGIAKLNLVFPMTYDYFGAFNAKGPTAPHSPLTSYTGIPQAGFYSDAAIQKLKSKGVPASKILLGIGFYGRGWTGVTQAAPGGAATGAAPGTYEAGIEDYKVLKGSCPANGTVAGTAYAFCGGNWWSYDTPSTIAGKMTYVKNQGLGGAFFWEFSGDTSNGELITSIKNNL; encoded by the coding sequence GTGGGCAAAACCCTCCGCCGGTCGCTGCTCGCCGGAGCGGTGGTGATCGGCGCTTCCGTGTCGGTTCCGCTCGTCTCGGCGAACGCCGCGGTCGCGTGTGCCCCCGCCTGGTCGGCCAGCGCGACGTACGTCAAGGACAACGTCGCCTCGCAGAGCGGGCACAACTACACCGCGAAGTGGTGGACCCAGAACGAGTCCCCGGCCACCCACAGCGGGTCGTGGGACGTCTGGATCGACAACGGCGTGTGTGGCGGCACCACCACCCCGACCACCGCCCCGACCACCACCGCGCCGACCACGACGCCGCCGACCACCACCCCGACCACGCCGCCGACCACCGTGCCCACCACGGCCCCGACCGGTGGCGCGAGCGGTAAGAACGTCGTCGGCTACTTCGCCGAGTGGGGCGTCTACGGGCGCAACTTCCACGTCAAGAACCTGGTCACCTCGGGCTCCGCGGCCAAGCTGACGCACATCCTGTACGCGTTCGGCAACACCACCGGCGGCCAGTGCTCGATCGGTGACTCCTACGCCGACTACGACCGCGCGTACTCCGCCGCGGAGAGCGTCGACGGCGTCGCCGACACCTGGGACACCGGCGCGCTGCGCGGCTCGTTCAACCAGCTGCGCAAGCTCAAGAAGGCGTACCCGAACATCAAGGTGATCTGGTCGTTCGGCGGCTGGACCTGGTCCGGTGGCTTCACCCAGGCCGCCGCGAACCCGACCGCCTTCGCCAACTCCTGCTACAACCTGGTCAAGGACTCCCGCTGGGCCGACGTCTTCGACGGCATCGACGTGGACTGGGAGTACCCGAACGCCTGTGGTCTGCAGTGCGACGCGTCCGGCCCGGACTCCTACAACAAGGTGATCTCGGCGCTGCGCACCAAGTTCGGCTCCAGCTTCCTGATCACCTCGGCGATCTCCGCCGACGGTTCCCAGGGTGGCAAGCTGGACGTCGCCGACTACGCGTCCGGCATCGCGAAGCTGAACCTGGTCTTCCCGATGACCTACGACTACTTCGGCGCGTTCAACGCCAAGGGCCCGACCGCCCCGCACTCGCCGCTGACCTCGTACACCGGCATCCCGCAGGCCGGTTTCTACTCGGACGCCGCGATCCAGAAGCTGAAGAGCAAGGGCGTTCCGGCCAGCAAGATCCTGCTCGGCATCGGCTTCTACGGCCGCGGCTGGACCGGGGTCACCCAGGCCGCTCCGGGTGGGGCCGCGACCGGCGCCGCCCCGGGCACCTACGAGGCGGGCATCGAGGACTACAAGGTGCTCAAGGGCAGCTGCCCGGCCAACGGCACGGTGGCCGGCACCGCGTACGCCTTCTGCGGCGGCAACTGGTGGAGCTACGACACCCCGTCGACGATCGCCGGCAAGATGACCTACGTGAAGAACCAGGGTCTCGGCGGCGCCTTCTTCTGGGAGTTCTCCGGCGACACCAGCAACGGTGAGCTGATCACCTCGATCAAGAACAACCTGTAG
- a CDS encoding threonine aldolase family protein yields MVDLRSDTVTRPTPGMREAMATAVVGDDVFGDDPTVNALEQHVAQLFGHEAALFCPSGTMANQIALQLIVPPGGELLAGADAHVVTYELGGAALLGGISTRTWQATGAALNVDRIAGMIRPAGFPSVPTAAIAVEQTHNLGGGGAIPLATLRDLRAIADAHRLALHCDGARIWHAHVADGVPLASYGALFDTLAVCLSKGLGAPVGSLVVGNRERIARARVIRKRLGGGMRQVGILAAAGRYALDHHVDRLAEDHARARRLAEGLAPLGVVDPAKVRTNLVPLDLTKAPLDAPELAAAAARRGVLIAAMLPRLARLVVHLDVDDAGVDEAISVLTVLLA; encoded by the coding sequence GTGGTTGACCTGCGCTCGGACACCGTGACCCGGCCGACCCCCGGGATGCGGGAGGCGATGGCGACCGCCGTCGTCGGCGACGACGTGTTCGGCGACGACCCCACGGTCAACGCGCTCGAGCAGCACGTCGCCCAGCTCTTCGGGCACGAGGCCGCGCTGTTCTGCCCGTCCGGCACGATGGCCAACCAGATCGCCCTGCAGCTGATCGTCCCGCCCGGCGGCGAACTGCTCGCCGGCGCGGACGCCCACGTGGTGACCTACGAGCTGGGCGGGGCCGCGCTGCTCGGCGGCATCTCCACCCGCACCTGGCAGGCCACCGGCGCCGCGCTGAACGTGGACCGGATCGCCGGCATGATCCGCCCGGCCGGCTTCCCGTCGGTGCCGACCGCCGCGATCGCCGTCGAGCAGACCCACAACCTGGGCGGCGGCGGGGCGATCCCGCTCGCCACGCTGCGCGACCTGCGGGCGATCGCCGACGCGCACCGGCTCGCCCTGCACTGCGACGGCGCCCGGATCTGGCACGCGCACGTCGCCGACGGGGTGCCGCTGGCCAGCTACGGCGCGCTGTTCGACACCCTCGCGGTGTGCCTGTCCAAGGGTCTCGGCGCCCCGGTCGGCTCGCTGGTGGTGGGCAACCGGGAGCGGATCGCCCGGGCCCGGGTGATCCGCAAGCGGCTGGGCGGCGGCATGCGGCAGGTCGGCATCCTGGCCGCCGCCGGCCGGTACGCGCTGGACCACCACGTCGACCGGCTCGCCGAGGACCACGCCCGGGCCCGCCGGCTCGCCGAGGGGCTGGCCCCGCTCGGCGTGGTCGACCCGGCCAAGGTGCGGACCAACCTGGTCCCGCTGGACCTGACCAAGGCCCCGCTGGACGCCCCCGAGCTGGCCGCCGCGGCCGCCCGGCGCGGCGTGCTGATCGCCGCGATGCTGCCCCGGCTGGCCCGTCTGGTGGTCCACCTGGACGTCGACGACGCCGGCGTCGACGAGGCGATCTCGGTGCTCACGGTGCTGCTCGCGTAG
- a CDS encoding deoxyribonuclease IV, translating to MLLDRRIGSHTKTSGGLAKAALPYADAAGSETLQVYVSNSRGWALPPGDPKQDILFRDGIGERDLPAYIHASLLVNLGSPTELTVERSIATLEHALRRGKAIGATAVVYHAGSSVDEAHAEKAMHQLHEQLLPLLETAAAEELPRLLVEPSAGGGRSLASKVQDLEAYLAAVERHPWLGVCFDTCHAWAAGHDLATPGGMTATLDALVAAAGEGRLQLIHANDSKDACGSTRDRHETIGKGTIGAAPFAELFRHPATAGVPIIVETPTVEHEGHAADIALLKGLRDA from the coding sequence GTGCTTCTAGACCGACGGATCGGGTCGCACACGAAGACGTCGGGCGGGCTGGCCAAGGCCGCCCTCCCGTACGCCGACGCGGCGGGCTCGGAAACGCTGCAGGTGTACGTCTCCAACTCCCGGGGCTGGGCGCTGCCGCCCGGCGACCCGAAGCAGGACATCCTGTTCCGGGACGGGATCGGCGAGCGTGACCTGCCCGCCTACATCCACGCGTCGCTGCTGGTCAACCTGGGCTCGCCGACCGAGCTGACGGTGGAGCGCTCGATCGCCACGCTGGAGCACGCGCTGCGCCGGGGCAAGGCGATCGGCGCCACCGCCGTGGTCTACCACGCCGGCAGCTCGGTCGACGAGGCGCACGCCGAGAAAGCCATGCACCAGCTGCACGAGCAGTTGCTGCCGCTGCTGGAGACGGCCGCCGCCGAGGAGCTGCCCCGGCTGCTGGTCGAGCCCAGCGCCGGCGGCGGCCGCAGCCTGGCGTCGAAGGTGCAGGACCTGGAGGCCTACCTGGCCGCCGTGGAGCGGCACCCGTGGCTGGGCGTCTGCTTCGACACCTGTCACGCCTGGGCGGCCGGGCACGACCTGGCCACCCCGGGCGGGATGACCGCGACGCTGGACGCCCTGGTCGCCGCGGCCGGCGAGGGCCGGCTGCAGCTGATCCACGCGAACGACTCGAAGGACGCCTGCGGCTCGACCCGGGACCGGCACGAGACGATCGGCAAGGGCACGATCGGCGCGGCGCCGTTCGCCGAGCTGTTCCGGCATCCGGCCACCGCCGGGGTGCCGATCATCGTGGAGACGCCGACGGTCGAGCACGAGGGGCACGCCGCCGACATCGCCCTGCTCAAGGGCCTCCGGGACGCCTGA
- a CDS encoding class II 3-deoxy-7-phosphoheptulonate synthase, with amino-acid sequence MRREWHQLSHPGVATSRPSTDSAEDEALGLDRWRSLPRVQMPPWPDMDEVASVCKVLENVPSIVAPYEVDQLRARLAEVCEGKAFLLQGGDCAETFADNTESHLLANARTLLQMAVVLTYGASMPVVKVARVAGQYTKPRSSLTDSLGLPAYRGDMINSLDKEEAARVADPQRMIRAYANSAAAMNMLRAYLAGGLADLHGLHDWNKDFVRASPAGERYEAIAREIDRALDFIRACGMTDSEALRTVSLYCSHEALALEYDRALTRVSGDKAYGLSGHFLWIGERTRQLDHAHIDFISRIANPIGVKLGPSTSPETAIELCEKLNPENIPGRLTLISRMGNGKVRDALPPIVEKVHAAGAKVVWQCDPMHGNTHESSNGYKTRHFDRIVDEVLGYFEVHRGLGTHPGGIHIELTGEDVTECLGGAQGIEDLDLPDRYETACDPRLNTQQSLELAFLVAEMLRG; translated from the coding sequence ATGCGCCGAGAGTGGCATCAGCTCAGTCACCCGGGAGTCGCGACCTCCCGGCCGTCCACCGATTCCGCCGAGGACGAGGCCCTGGGTCTCGACCGTTGGCGATCCCTGCCCCGGGTGCAGATGCCGCCCTGGCCGGACATGGACGAGGTCGCCTCGGTCTGCAAGGTCCTGGAGAATGTCCCGTCGATCGTCGCGCCCTACGAGGTGGACCAGCTCCGCGCCCGGCTCGCCGAGGTGTGCGAGGGCAAGGCGTTCCTGCTCCAGGGCGGCGACTGCGCGGAGACCTTCGCCGACAACACCGAGAGCCACCTGCTGGCGAACGCGCGGACGCTGCTGCAGATGGCCGTGGTGCTGACCTACGGCGCCTCGATGCCGGTGGTGAAGGTGGCCCGGGTGGCCGGGCAGTACACCAAGCCACGGTCGTCGCTGACCGACTCGCTGGGGCTGCCGGCCTACCGCGGCGACATGATCAACTCGCTGGACAAGGAGGAGGCGGCCCGGGTCGCCGACCCGCAGCGGATGATCCGGGCGTACGCGAACTCCGCCGCCGCGATGAACATGCTCCGCGCCTACCTGGCCGGCGGTCTCGCCGACCTGCACGGGCTGCACGACTGGAACAAGGACTTCGTCCGGGCCTCGCCGGCCGGCGAGCGGTACGAGGCGATCGCCCGGGAGATCGACCGGGCCCTGGACTTCATCCGGGCCTGCGGGATGACCGACAGCGAGGCGCTGCGGACGGTCAGCCTGTACTGCTCGCACGAGGCGCTGGCGCTGGAGTACGACCGGGCGCTGACCCGGGTCTCCGGCGACAAGGCGTACGGGCTCTCCGGCCACTTCCTGTGGATCGGCGAGCGCACCCGGCAGCTGGACCACGCGCACATCGACTTCATCAGCCGGATCGCCAACCCGATCGGCGTCAAGCTGGGCCCGTCGACCAGCCCGGAGACCGCCATCGAGCTGTGCGAGAAACTGAACCCGGAGAACATCCCGGGCCGGCTCACCCTGATCAGCCGGATGGGCAACGGCAAGGTGCGCGACGCGCTCCCGCCGATCGTGGAGAAGGTGCACGCGGCCGGCGCCAAGGTGGTCTGGCAGTGCGACCCGATGCACGGCAACACCCACGAGTCGTCGAACGGCTACAAGACCCGGCACTTCGACCGGATCGTCGACGAGGTGCTCGGCTACTTCGAGGTGCACCGCGGCCTGGGTACCCACCCGGGCGGCATCCACATCGAGCTGACCGGCGAGGACGTCACCGAGTGCCTGGGCGGCGCGCAGGGCATCGAGGACCTCGACCTGCCGGACCGCTACGAGACCGCCTGCGACCCGCGGCTGAACACCCAGCAGAGCCTGGAGCTCGCCTTCCTGGTCGCGGAGATGCTCCGTGGTTGA
- a CDS encoding IPT/TIG domain-containing protein, with protein sequence MAKTPRAPRATALTATALAVVGSVALTVAQPVAVLAATGSRVAAAAVPAVSTATPATGDAAGGTVVSLAGTGFKSIDPADLGSVLFGTTPADRIVVLSDTRLIAVSPPGTGNVVIKVVNGDGPSTGTSARFGYRMRLTAEFDNTPAKASGGTEIPIEVTGGSMGASAPAFAALKVTAKVGGVNASRVTWVDAGHLKIVAPPTTSARPATVQLFQEGYAGPESTGLVNYYPTVASVSSGSLAAEGGASLEIRGTGFLAVDPDDPAAVTIGGVPVTSFDVDSATLIFAEAPAGDVGTVSRVQVTTAGGTTPEAEAPAVTYRGPMAVESSGDQFLRAAGGAHVFAVTGGTLGETARDFTAAKVTVRLDGVTKLTPAYVDPTHFKVTLPALAAETADLMVFQDTLAGPKVTLPVAPVVTSLSATSSPLAGGGTVQIKVAGAGSATATDFAFGDNPATCRTTGVGATLTYVCTVPPAAEAGPVWVHFTSGNDVASRFTAAAAFSYTDLD encoded by the coding sequence ATGGCGAAGACACCTCGGGCCCCTCGGGCCACCGCACTCACCGCCACTGCTCTGGCCGTCGTCGGCAGCGTGGCACTCACCGTCGCTCAGCCGGTCGCGGTTCTCGCCGCGACCGGCAGCCGGGTGGCCGCCGCCGCGGTGCCGGCCGTCAGCACCGCCACCCCGGCCACCGGGGACGCGGCCGGCGGCACCGTCGTCTCGCTGGCCGGCACCGGGTTCAAGAGCATCGACCCGGCCGACCTCGGCTCGGTGCTGTTCGGCACCACGCCGGCCGACCGGATCGTGGTGCTCTCCGACACCCGGCTGATCGCGGTCAGCCCACCGGGCACCGGCAACGTGGTGATCAAGGTGGTCAACGGGGACGGCCCGAGCACCGGCACCTCGGCCCGCTTCGGCTACCGGATGCGGCTCACCGCCGAGTTCGACAACACGCCGGCCAAGGCGAGCGGCGGCACCGAGATCCCGATCGAGGTCACCGGCGGCTCGATGGGCGCCTCGGCGCCCGCGTTCGCCGCCCTGAAGGTCACCGCCAAGGTCGGCGGGGTGAACGCCAGCCGGGTCACCTGGGTGGACGCCGGTCACCTCAAGATCGTCGCGCCGCCCACCACCAGCGCCCGGCCGGCCACCGTCCAGCTGTTCCAGGAGGGCTACGCCGGGCCGGAGTCGACCGGGCTGGTCAACTACTACCCGACCGTCGCCTCGGTCTCGTCCGGCTCGCTCGCCGCCGAGGGTGGGGCCAGCCTGGAGATCCGGGGGACCGGCTTCCTCGCCGTCGACCCGGACGACCCGGCCGCGGTGACCATCGGCGGCGTGCCGGTGACCAGCTTCGACGTCGACTCGGCCACGCTGATCTTCGCCGAGGCGCCGGCCGGGGATGTCGGCACGGTGTCCCGGGTGCAGGTGACCACCGCGGGCGGGACGACGCCCGAGGCGGAGGCGCCGGCCGTGACGTACCGGGGGCCGATGGCCGTGGAGAGCTCCGGGGACCAGTTCCTGCGGGCCGCCGGCGGCGCCCACGTGTTCGCGGTCACCGGGGGCACGCTCGGCGAGACCGCGCGGGACTTCACCGCCGCCAAGGTGACGGTACGGCTGGACGGGGTCACCAAGCTGACCCCGGCGTACGTCGACCCCACCCACTTCAAGGTCACCCTGCCGGCGCTGGCCGCCGAGACCGCCGACCTGATGGTCTTCCAGGACACGCTGGCCGGGCCGAAGGTCACCCTGCCGGTCGCCCCGGTGGTGACCAGCCTGTCGGCGACCAGCTCGCCGCTGGCCGGCGGCGGCACCGTGCAGATCAAGGTGGCCGGCGCCGGCTCGGCCACGGCCACCGACTTCGCCTTCGGCGACAACCCGGCCACCTGCCGGACCACCGGGGTCGGGGCCACCCTGACGTACGTCTGCACCGTCCCGCCGGCCGCCGAGGCCGGCCCGGTGTGGGTCCACTTCACCTCCGGCAACGACGTGGCCAGCCGGTTCACCGCGGCCGCCGCGTTCAGCTACACCGACCTCGACTGA
- a CDS encoding IPT/TIG domain-containing protein produces MAMKSRVAGFAAVATIGLIGVPAVAFADGEVTLTPGFTSGIAAKASGGTIIPVTVSGGTVGENPTAYSALRITAKVGGVAATVAWVDATHLKVTAPATTRAVNATMQLFSKGVGGPESSAVVGYIPVVSTAAPAKISTDGGATVTVGGAGFLGVNADDPGAVTFGGTPVTSFTVDSASRITAVAPPGVNGTAPVIVTGEGGSSEPAAKASVLYRAPLGVDLSGDPVVKASGGPLILTVTGGTLGESPAAFTAEAVTVKLGTRTLAATYLDASRLKVTLPAVATATAPVTVVHDTIPGEPAEVTVVPVVTALSLKSDTIAGGATVTAKLAGVDVDTATDFAFGDNLADCSRVGTTLPVTVSCTVPASATAGPVWFHFTSGSGQASRFTAAAAFSYTDN; encoded by the coding sequence ATGGCGATGAAGAGCAGGGTCGCCGGCTTCGCGGCGGTGGCCACGATCGGACTGATCGGCGTTCCCGCGGTGGCCTTCGCGGACGGGGAGGTCACCCTGACGCCCGGCTTCACCAGCGGGATCGCGGCCAAGGCGAGCGGCGGCACGATCATCCCGGTCACCGTCTCCGGCGGGACGGTCGGGGAGAACCCGACGGCGTACTCGGCGCTCCGGATCACCGCCAAGGTCGGCGGCGTGGCCGCCACGGTCGCCTGGGTGGACGCCACCCACCTGAAGGTCACCGCGCCGGCCACCACCCGGGCGGTGAACGCCACCATGCAGCTGTTCAGCAAGGGCGTCGGCGGACCGGAGTCGAGCGCGGTGGTGGGCTACATCCCGGTGGTGTCCACCGCCGCCCCCGCCAAGATCAGTACTGACGGCGGCGCCACGGTGACCGTCGGCGGCGCCGGCTTCCTCGGCGTGAACGCCGACGACCCGGGCGCGGTCACCTTCGGCGGCACCCCGGTCACCTCGTTCACCGTCGACTCGGCCAGCCGGATCACCGCGGTCGCGCCGCCCGGCGTGAACGGGACCGCCCCGGTGATCGTCACCGGTGAGGGCGGCTCCAGCGAGCCGGCCGCGAAGGCAAGCGTGCTCTACCGCGCGCCGCTCGGCGTCGACCTCAGCGGCGACCCGGTGGTCAAGGCCAGCGGCGGCCCGCTGATCCTGACCGTCACCGGCGGCACTTTGGGCGAGAGCCCGGCCGCGTTCACCGCCGAGGCGGTCACCGTCAAACTGGGCACCCGGACGCTGGCCGCGACCTACCTCGACGCCAGTCGCCTCAAGGTCACCCTGCCCGCGGTCGCCACCGCGACCGCCCCGGTCACCGTGGTGCACGACACGATCCCCGGCGAGCCCGCCGAGGTCACCGTGGTGCCGGTGGTGACCGCCCTGTCGCTCAAGTCGGACACGATCGCCGGCGGTGCCACGGTCACCGCCAAGCTGGCCGGCGTCGACGTGGACACGGCCACCGACTTCGCCTTCGGCGACAACCTCGCGGACTGCTCCCGGGTCGGCACCACCCTGCCGGTCACGGTCAGCTGCACGGTCCCGGCGTCGGCCACGGCCGGCCCGGTCTGGTTCCACTTCACCTCGGGCAGCGGCCAGGCCAGCCGCTTCACCGCGGCCGCCGCGTTCAGCTACACCGACAACTAA
- a CDS encoding glutamine amidotransferase-related protein, producing MITLALVGDRSPTVRAHARIPAIIDALRESEGLDLDVYWVPTPAAEDPAALRGFAGVWLTPGSPYRSEAGAVEAARTARVESIPFLGTCGGFQHAMLEFARHVCGFGTARHAENEDGAGGDDLIIPLACSLAGHEAAVELTPGSLAERVLGATRTVERYHCSYGLAPAHLDLLTAHGMRFTGHEAARGADHEAGPGADHEAGPGADHGAVPGAGHGAGSGAGRDGTGEVRVAELPGHPFYLATLFQPELAEEIPHPLIRGFARAAAGQIYAIDQSRSISR from the coding sequence ATGATTACCCTCGCCCTGGTCGGCGACCGTTCACCGACGGTTCGCGCGCATGCCCGGATTCCCGCGATCATCGACGCCCTCCGCGAGAGCGAGGGCCTGGACCTGGACGTCTACTGGGTGCCGACGCCGGCCGCGGAGGATCCGGCGGCGCTGCGCGGCTTCGCCGGGGTGTGGCTGACGCCGGGCAGTCCGTACCGGAGTGAGGCCGGCGCGGTCGAGGCGGCCCGGACCGCCCGGGTCGAGAGCATCCCGTTCCTCGGCACCTGCGGCGGTTTCCAGCACGCCATGCTGGAGTTCGCCCGCCACGTCTGCGGCTTCGGCACGGCCCGGCACGCGGAGAACGAGGACGGCGCCGGCGGCGACGATCTGATCATCCCGCTGGCCTGCTCGCTGGCCGGGCACGAGGCGGCGGTCGAGCTGACCCCCGGGTCGCTCGCCGAGCGGGTGCTGGGCGCGACCCGGACGGTGGAGCGCTACCACTGCTCCTACGGCCTGGCCCCGGCCCACCTGGACCTGCTGACCGCGCACGGCATGCGCTTCACCGGCCACGAAGCCGCCCGCGGAGCCGACCATGAAGCCGGGCCCGGAGCCGACCATGAAGCCGGGCCCGGAGCCGACCACGGAGCCGTGCCCGGAGCCGGCCACGGAGCCGGTTCCGGAGCCGGCCGCGACGGCACCGGTGAGGTCCGGGTGGCCGAGTTGCCCGGCCACCCGTTCTACCTGGCCACCCTGTTCCAGCCGGAGCTGGCCGAGGAGATCCCGCACCCGCTGATCCGCGGCTTCGCCCGGGCCGCGGCAGGACAGATCTATGCCATCGACCAGTCTCGTAGTATCTCTAGGTAG